One genomic window of Paenisporosarcina antarctica includes the following:
- the tsf gene encoding translation elongation factor Ts: protein MAVTAQMVKELRQKTGVGMMDCKKALVETNGDIEAAIDFLREKGLSSAAKKADRIAAEGTTSILVNGNEAVLLEVNAETDFVSKNQGFQTLVKELSEHLLATKPASVEEATASTMSNGLNVADYISNAIAKIGEKITLRRFVVHTKTDKDAFGPYLHMGGRIGVLVTLEGSTDAQAAKDVAMHIAALNPKYISRNEVSEDEVDRERKVLTEQALNEGKPENIVAKMVEGRLGKYFEDICLLDQSFVKNSDQKVKEFVKSTGGTVTDFERYSVGEGIEKRQDNFAEEVMSQVNKGN from the coding sequence ATGGCAGTTACAGCACAAATGGTAAAAGAATTACGTCAAAAAACAGGCGTAGGTATGATGGATTGTAAAAAAGCGTTAGTTGAAACAAACGGTGATATCGAAGCGGCAATTGATTTCCTAAGAGAAAAAGGTCTTTCTAGCGCAGCTAAAAAAGCTGACCGTATTGCAGCGGAAGGTACAACTTCAATTTTAGTAAATGGCAATGAAGCTGTTTTACTTGAAGTGAATGCTGAAACGGATTTCGTATCAAAAAACCAAGGATTCCAAACATTAGTAAAAGAATTATCTGAACATTTATTAGCTACTAAACCTGCGTCAGTTGAAGAGGCTACTGCTTCTACAATGTCTAACGGTTTAAATGTTGCTGACTACATTTCAAATGCCATTGCAAAAATCGGTGAAAAAATCACATTACGTCGTTTTGTAGTTCATACAAAAACAGACAAAGATGCTTTTGGTCCATATCTACATATGGGTGGGCGTATTGGTGTTCTTGTAACACTTGAAGGTTCTACTGATGCTCAAGCAGCTAAAGATGTAGCAATGCACATTGCGGCTTTAAATCCAAAATATATTTCTCGTAACGAAGTTTCTGAAGATGAAGTTGACCGCGAACGTAAAGTGTTAACTGAGCAAGCTTTAAACGAAGGCAAACCAGAAAATATCGTAGCTAAAATGGTAGAAGGCCGTCTTGGTAAATATTTCGAAGACATTTGTTTACTTGATCAATCATTCGTTAAGAATTCAGATCAAAAAGTTAAAGAGTTTGTAAAATCAACGGGTGGAACAGTTACTGATTTTGAACGTTATAGTGTTGGCGAAGGAATTGAAAAACGCCAAGATAACTTTGCAGAAGAAGTAATGAGTCAAGTTAACAAAGGCAACTAA
- the pyrH gene encoding UMP kinase, with the protein MSAPQYKRVVLKLSGEALAGEQGFGLSPEIIKSVAEQVKEVVELGVEVAVVVGGGNIWRGKIGSEMGMDRATADYMGMLATVMNSLALQDSLEKSGVQTRVQSSIEMRQVAEPYIRRKAIRHLEKKRVVIFAAGTGNPYFSTDTTAALRAAEIEADIILMGKNNVDGIYSDDPKTNSEAVKYDTLSFLEVIQQGLQVMDSTASTLCMDNDIPLIVFSLMEKGNIKRVVLGEKIGTIVRRNK; encoded by the coding sequence ATGAGTGCACCACAATACAAAAGAGTCGTTTTAAAATTAAGTGGAGAAGCTTTGGCTGGAGAGCAAGGATTTGGTCTTTCCCCAGAAATTATTAAATCTGTTGCTGAACAAGTTAAAGAAGTTGTCGAGTTAGGTGTAGAAGTTGCTGTTGTCGTTGGCGGCGGAAACATCTGGCGTGGTAAAATAGGTAGTGAAATGGGTATGGACCGAGCTACTGCGGACTATATGGGAATGCTAGCTACAGTTATGAATTCTTTAGCGTTACAAGATTCGCTTGAAAAGTCTGGCGTTCAAACCCGCGTTCAGTCATCAATTGAGATGAGACAAGTTGCAGAACCATATATTCGTAGAAAAGCGATTCGACATTTGGAGAAGAAAAGAGTCGTTATTTTTGCGGCTGGTACTGGAAATCCATACTTTTCTACAGATACAACAGCGGCTCTTCGTGCAGCTGAGATTGAAGCAGATATTATTTTAATGGGTAAAAATAATGTGGATGGTATTTATTCAGACGACCCTAAAACAAATAGTGAAGCTGTAAAATACGATACATTATCCTTCTTGGAGGTTATTCAACAAGGTTTACAAGTAATGGATTCTACTGCATCGACTCTATGTATGGACAATGATATTCCCCTCATAGTATTCTCGCTTATGGAAAAAGGAAATATAAAACGTGTTGTATTAGGTGAAAAAATTGGCACAATCGTTAGGAGGAATAAGTAA